The Carassius carassius chromosome 28, fCarCar2.1, whole genome shotgun sequence region CATGGGCGTAGGAGCTGATTGCCTCCACATACCTCTGTACAAGCTGAGGAAACTTCTGATTCCACAGGCTCGTCCTCACTCACTTTGTGAACCTCCAATGCAGGGTTTTTGGATCAATCATCCATGGTGCGGGGCCTGGATGGAGTGCTGCTATGTGGGAAAGGCTGCCGCATTCTGAACACTTAATGACCTGATCATAGTTCTTTGCCATGTGTAAAGTGGAACTGCAACATTTGAAGCATATGCCTTGTTGTTTGAGCAATGATTTCCTCTCTTCCATAGGTTTCATTCTGAATCCTTGACATCTGGGCAGAGGGTGAGGCTTATTGTTCAAAAAGCACTGTTTTGCTGGGTTTGCCTTATTATTAGATTCACTAGAAGCTGATGGATTCTCAGGAGAGACCTGGGTCTTGTGTGTTACGACAGCTCTAGGAAATACAGGTTTGTTTGATCTGCGAGACTCTTCCTGTATCGTTGTAAGGGAGAAACTTGGATCATTGCGCATTTTTGCTTGCTGACATACAAAATCTACTAGGAACTTGAAGGgtggaaaaaaaaccctgtaGTCCTCTTTATATTTAGATCCCACTGTGAGACACTTTTCTTGTAAGCTGAATGTCAGTTTCTGCATTATTGGATTTACTCCCCGTGGTGTGTCTAGATAGGAAAGACCCGTCAGATTGCCACCCTGTTTAGCTGCTTGGATCTCCATTAGCAAATCTCCTAACTCACACGATATATGATTACCTCTGTTGACTATTCTCGTGAAATTCTCCAATCTTTTGAAGAGAGAATTCTCTATCATCTCTGGCGAGCCATATGTTTTGTAAAGTCTGTCCCAAATCAGACTGAgcccttttatatattttagatgcattgcacaccaactgaaatatttcaggtcttttattgttttaatactgatgattttgtcATACAGCTCATggaaacccaaaatgcctgtctcaaaaaattagcatatttcatccgaccaataaaagaaaagtgtttttaatacaaaaaaagtcaaccttcaaataattattttcagttatgcactcaatacttggtcgggaatccttttgcagaaatgactgcttcaatgaggcgtggcatggaggcaatcagcctgtggcactgctgaggtgttatggaggcccaggatgcttcaatagcagccttaagctcatccagagtgttgggtcttgtgtctctcaactttctcttcacaatatcccacagattatCTATGGGGTTCAgctcaggagagttggcaggccaattgagcacagtaataccatggtcagtaaaccatttaccagtggttttggcactttgagcaggtgccaggtcgtgctgaaaaatgaaatcttcatctccataaagcctttcagcagatggaagcatgaagtgctccaaaatctcctgatagctagctgcattgaccctgcccttgataaaacacagtggaccaacaccagcagctgacatggcaccccagaccatcactgactgtcggtacttgacactggacttcaggtattttggcatttccttctccccagtcttcctccagactctggcaccttgatttccgaatgacatgcaaaatttgtccaaaagtccagtgctgcttctctgtagcccaggtcaggcacttctgccgctgtttctggttcaaaagtggcttgacctggggaatgcggcacctgtagcccattccctgcacacgcctgtgcacggtggctctggatgtttctactccagactcagtacactgcttccgcaggtcccccaaggtctggaatcatccttctccacaatcttcctcagggtccggtcacctcttctcgttgtacagcgttttttgccacactttttccttcccacagacttcccactgaggtgccttgatataGCACTCTgggaaccttttcatgatatgctaattttttgagataggaattttgggttttcatgagctgtatgccaaaatcatcagtattaaaacaataaaagacctgacatatttcagttggtgtgcaatgaatctaaaatatatgaaagtttaatttttatcattacattatggaaaataatgaactttatcacaatatgctaatattttgagaaggacctgtttATAAATAGTGTCttataataatttgcaatcaagtcaacgatatcactgtaaatgaagtgaccccaactaagcaagccagaggtgacagcggcaaggaaccaaaactccatcggtgacagaatggagaaaaaaccttgggagaaatcaggctcagttggggggccagttcacctctgaccagacgaaaccagcagttcaattccttCAATCAGTTAATTATCTCATTTAACTTTAACTCCGCTTGAgtggtaaattaaattaattgattgtggtctcacatgtactcccagcagagttaatttcactctgaattttttgctgtgtagtttacttcaccacaaaataatttttatcagtGTGCATTAAATTTAAGTTGTGTTTTATCTGTAATGGTAAGCACCATGGCTATAAATCTTATCATAGCAAGTCTTTAAGAGGGCTTTTACCATGGGCTCGTTTGCTGTGGTCCGAGCCCGAGCGCGATTGTTCCCAGTGACGCCTGCAgcgttggtctgctttcacacttAATAGTTGTATCAAACCCAGGTGCGTTTGCAGTCACCTTACATCATCGCAAATGCACACGAAATACGCCTGGATAAAACAACGCGACTgagcataatttaaattttttgatgCTATTAGGCACAGcataataattaattgtaattattaaattttaatttatttatttttgacttttaggagtgtgtgtaatcagtctcggctctctcgtgtgttgaggaaacaatgatgTTGACAATGTTACACATGCGTGGGATACTTTCTGAACAAGTGCGTACCTGAGTCTGTGTTACTTGCACATTCATATGAACCGCACCACAGTTTGGGAGCAACCGAAGGGAGAAAGGTACTCCAGGTAGTCTTGGGTTAGGTACCCCAGGGTCCCGATGACAGCAttcacattagcgatttttcatGCAAACTGTGCCCCGTTacgcactaaactgccagtgtgaaagccccctaaTTTTCTCTTCTGTCTGCCCTTATATTTGCTCAATTTGTGTGCTAAATTGTTAAAGGCTTTGGCAAGAAAGCTAACAATATAgaagtaaattaaataattttgttcaATAAATATGCCACATATGACATATTCATGTAGTTTGGGACCTAAGATTTTGGAAGAAATATTAAGAGGAGAGTAACCATTAGAGAGCTTGTTAAACCTGTGTGTGTTATCAAGGTAATTAACATGGGATCAGTGTCTATATATAGAAAATGAGATCAAACTTTTGCGAAACACTACAGGTAGCATTCAGATGGAGAACATGGTAAGATTTAAGTTTTTctgtaactgaaaaaaaagttatggTACTGTTAGAGGAATTCATGTTTGCTTTGTTGTTggtgttctttttttcttctacagATTTCCTATATACTGTGACAAATCAAATGTATACAATTTTATGGTTTTccaataacttttctattttaataaaatccttaaaataattacatatattcAAGATGCAGCCACCATTGAAGAATGATTCCAGGGTCTTAGTATTTACACTCTCTGGTCTGAATGAAACAGTGGAAAACAGATATGTCTTGTTGTCTTTAACCGCAGTGTATTATCCTCTGATTGTCTTgtgtaatgtaactgtaattttcACTATAATCTGCCGTAAGAAGCTTCACGAGCCAATGTATGTGTTCATTTGTAGTCTCTGTGTAAATGGACTTTATGGAACTTCTGGATTCTACCCTAAATTCATGTATGATTTGGTAGCCCATGATCATGTGATTTCTTATGCTGGATGTTTGGCTCagatatttgtcatttattcatCTCTTCTATGTGACTTTTCAACATTAACAGTGATGGCTTATGACAGGTATGTGGCAATATGTAGGCCACTGGAGTATCATTCAGTAATGACTAGTAATAGAGTTCTTGAATGTATTCTTTTCTGCTGGCTTTCTCCATTTTTTTGCATGTCTCTTCTTATTACCTTAACATCAAGACTAACCTTATGTGGCTCTAGTATTGAAAAGCTATATTGTGAAAATTGGTCAGTTGTTAAACTTTCCTGTTTTTCTACAACAGTAAACAATGTGATTGggtttgtaataattattatatattttggacATGCATTATTAGTATTTTGCTCATACATTTACGTAATTAGAAAGTGCAGGAAGTCAATAGAGGGTAGAAACAAATTCATACAAACATGTGTACCACATCTGCTTGCACTGATCAATGTGACAACTGCATTTTTGTTTGATGTAATGTTCACTCGTTATGGTCCAAGGAATGTGCCTCAAAGTCTGCGTAATTTCATGGCTCTTGAATTCATTCTAATACCACCCATTTTAAATCCACTTATTTATGGACTAAATCTGACAACAGTACGGCAACAAGTTATGAGACtgattttcaagaaaaaaaatgggaATATCTGAGGGAATATTTTGTCAAGTCTAaagatcctgtgtgtgtgtgtgtctgtatgtgtgtatatatatatatatatatatatatatatataagggagaACATTTTTGAGACGTTTAGAATATTTATTCCATGGAAATTGCTCTTTTGTTAATAAGAGTATAAGACAACAAGAGGAAGTGTATACTATGATTATGTATGAAATGAAGTAAAGGAGCTTAGCAACAATAAACTCTAGTTTTAATAACACAGGGGTGTTTAGAAGGACATGACTGTTCAGAACTTTGCTTGCATTAAGGTGTGCTCAGTCTTTTTGGTTCAAGTCAAATAAAATAGCtttgatattattaatattttaataaaatgctatTCAAAAagttgtgtgcttgtgtgttaaggtaaggtaaggtaaaCTTTTATTGTCCCCAGTAGGGAAATTTGTCTTGGGCCGTCACCCATGCTGCAaccatacagtacacacattagACAAATAAAATTCTCAAAATACTCAGAATAGTAATACATAAAATTACAGCTCCATACTTCCTCTATATAACAACTTCACAGAcactgcactgtaaaacccgacaagtaaacttaactcaaaccgtttgagtaaacagattcccttgatttaaaccatgtaagttttaaaactttgcaattatgtaattaagtgattaactaagtgctgattgagaattagtgatgaacagctgctgttaacaaacagaatcactgaaaaaAAGAGTAACACAAGAaatactacaactgacttcagacgcagccttagatgaaatcaactgaaaaaaaatacatgaaatctctcaagatctgattaaacaaccccacaaacagcatcaccagctccacttattaataaccagactgactttatttctgtcagacgtctacagaagatcttattgagaatgaactaaggtttagatgttgatttattgtttcatttgaagtaaccatgttagagatcagtgtttgctttagttgggctcttgaccattgacttcagtctttgtgttttcttcGGCTGTTATAACCAtatgtttttaaaacatgtttgttaTAACTCAGAAAACCAGAGAAAATATTTTCAGGTATTGGTTGTTGTGCAGCTTACTGGTGATGGCAATCATCAATTATGAGGCTGTTCAGAGTTCAAAATCTGACTAAACAGGTGCTGCAGAgttatttcaatttattataatGGAATCCATTCAAAGAGACAGTTGTTTCGTTGTAATCAGTTTACATAAAATTACCGAACATTTTATGCACATACATCTTTCTTCTATGGCAGCAATTAGTCACAcgcagacatcaataatcagaatatgaacctcaacaatggtgacaaaaagAAAATGCTGCAATGGATATTATTATAGTACAAAACTAATCTATGGCTCTCAGCATGCTctgctgcattttatttttattatggtaaCCATTgatgaggttcatatgctgattattgatgtctgtgtgtgactgtttgacactATAGAAGACCAAACTGTTTGGAAAATCCTTTATATTAACTAATTATCACAGAACCAATGCTTCTTAGAAACGCCTTTATTATCTAACTAATTACACAACACCGATTTCATTAGAGGTTACACTCtgaacagttcaataattgattattatcatcaatgggttaagtaaaaaatgctaatggcatttcttctgggcttttgagatacaacaaacatgtttcagaaacatgtggttacaacagccagagaaaacctaaagactgaagtcaagggtcaagagcacaactaaagcaaacactgatctctaacatggttacttcaaatgaaacaaatcaacatctaaaccttagttcattctcaagaAGATCTTCTgaagacgtctgacagaaataaagtcagtctggttattaataagtggagctggtgatgctgtttgttggGTTGTTTAATCGGATCTTGagatatttcatgtattttatttcagttgatttcatctaaggctgtgtctgaagtcagttgtagtagttcttgtgttt contains the following coding sequences:
- the LOC132108511 gene encoding olfactory receptor 52K1-like, translated to MQPPLKNDSRVLVFTLSGLNETVENRYVLLSLTAVYYPLIVLCNVTVIFTIICRKKLHEPMYVFICSLCVNGLYGTSGFYPKFMYDLVAHDHVISYAGCLAQIFVIYSSLLCDFSTLTVMAYDRYVAICRPLEYHSVMTSNRVLECILFCWLSPFFCMSLLITLTSRLTLCGSSIEKLYCENWSVVKLSCFSTTVNNVIGFVIIIIYFGHALLVFCSYIYVIRKCRKSIEGRNKFIQTCVPHLLALINVTTAFLFDVMFTRYGPRNVPQSLRNFMALEFILIPPILNPLIYGLNLTTVRQQVMRLIFKKKNGNI